The following are encoded together in the Paenibacillus thermoaerophilus genome:
- a CDS encoding acyl carrier protein — translation MEQLIRELEAHIRTRYEIDEDDEDFGVDVHLFDYGFIDSIGATALIAHIEKTYGIEVTSQDIMLYPLNTIREIAAFIDMKRG, via the coding sequence ATGGAACAACTTATCCGGGAACTCGAAGCGCACATCCGCACCCGCTACGAGATCGACGAAGACGACGAGGACTTCGGCGTTGACGTGCATCTGTTCGATTACGGGTTCATCGATTCCATCGGCGCCACCGCGCTGATCGCGCACATCGAGAAGACGTACGGCATCGAAGTCACAAGCCAGGACATCATGCTGTACCCGCTGAACACCATCCGCGAAATCGCGGCTTTTATCGACATGAAACGCGGATAA